Proteins encoded within one genomic window of Oncorhynchus tshawytscha isolate Ot180627B linkage group LG02, Otsh_v2.0, whole genome shotgun sequence:
- the LOC112222553 gene encoding beta-1,3-galactosyl-O-glycosyl-glycoprotein beta-1,6-N-acetylglucosaminyltransferase 3-like, translated as MSALISLLLWNTLRRSTCSERSPLPAPDLLPQDYADDLPACSAIIRGDLKGIDKEQLRRLLKTKNKPKLLSEAFYHDVTRNCKTYVTGRGFVMMPLSVEERDFPIAYSMVVHEKIEMFERLLRAVYTPQNVYCVHVDQKSSEEFRTAVKAIVNCFTNVFVASKTESVVYASWSRVQADLNCMKDLLKSPVQWRYLLNTCGTDFPIKTNAEMVQSLKLLNGRNSMESETTVDYKKHRWQYQHNITNNIVVRTDVTKSPPPISTPMFSGNAYFVVSRDFVHHVFDSQEVRALLEWERDTYSPDEHLWATLQRMPSVPGSNPPHVKYHESDMNAIARMVKWSYLEGDVRKGAPYPPCSGASRRAVCVYGAGDLRWLLQHHHLIANKFDPEVDDVAVRCLESYLRFKATYGSSGSIGKKLRN; from the coding sequence ATGTCTGCTTTAATCTCACTTCTCCTCTGGAACACTCTGAGACGCTCAACCTGTTCTGAGAGAAGCCCGCTCCCAGCACCTGACCTCCTGCCACAAGACTACGCAGACGACCTGCCTGCCTGCTCAGCCATCATCAGAGGAGACCTGAAGGGCATCGACAAGGAGCAGCTCAGAAGACTTCTGAAAACAAAGAATAAGCCCAAGCTTCTGTCTGAGGCGTTCTACCACGACGTGACCCGAAACTGTAAAACGTACGTTACAGGCAGAGGGTTCGTCATGATGCCCCTgagtgtggaggagagagacttcCCCATTGCCTACTCCATGGTGGTCCATGAGAAGATTGAGATGTTTGAGCGACTCCTGCGTGCCGTGTACACACCTCAGAATGTATATTGCGTGCATGTGGACCAGAAATCCTCAGAAGAATTCAGGACTGCAGTAAAGGCTATTGTGAATTGTTTTACCAATGTGTTTGTGGCAAGTAAGACAGAGAGTGTGGTTTACGCATCGTGGTCTCGAGTGCAGGCAGATCTAAACTGTATGAAGGACCTGTTGAAGTCACCTGTCCAGTGGAGGTACCTGCTCAATACCTGTGGAACAGATTTCCCCATTAAAACCAACGCAGAGATGGTTCAGTCACTCAAACTGCTCAACGGGAGGAACAGCATGGAGTCTGAGACCACCGTCGACTATAAGAAACACCGGTGGCAGTATCAGCACAATATAACCAATAACATAGTAGTCAGAACAGACGTTACGAAGAGCCCTCCTCCAATCAGCACCCCCATGTTTTCCGGAAATGCCTATTTCGTGGTCTCCAGGGACTTTGTCCATCACGTGTTTGACAGCCAGGAGGTTCGGGCCCTGCTGGAGTGGGAGAGGGACACCTACAGTCCTGATGAGCACCTGTGGGCCACTCTGCAGCGCATGCCCTCAGTGCCAGGGTCTAACCCTCCTCACGTCAAGTACCATGAATCAGACATGAACGCCATCGCTCGCATGGTAAAGTGGAGTTACCTGGAAGGAGATGTGAGGAAAGGAGCCCCATATCCACCCTGCTCCGGTGCCTCCAGGAGAGCTGTGTGTGTCTACGGGGCTGGAGATCTACGGTGGCTCCTacaacaccaccacctcatcGCTAACAAGTTTGACCCAGAGGTGGATGATGTAGCCGTTAGATGTCTGGAGTCCTACCTTCGTTTCAAAGCAACATATGGTTCATCTGGAAGTATCGGGAAAAAGCTACGAAATTAG
- the tmem178 gene encoding transmembrane protein 178A, with amino-acid sequence MEKQALATALSLSMSVISLLLLVTAIFTDHWYETDTRRHKENCDKYGSDSNDQKNREMPIYHLPLVDNGNSKRNVALMKPIHVGSREEELLENWRAILGMGILETECGRPLFSTYSGLWRKCYFQGMDRDIDKLISKGIADRCTTVKYHFSQPIRLRNIPLNLTRTIQQDEWHLLHLRRITAGFLGMAAAVLLCGSIVATVGFFWEESLTQHVSGLLFLMAGIFCTISLCTYAASVSYDLSRNPPFIYGLPGDVDHGYGWSIFCAWVSLGLTVASGCLCTTYPFFSQTKALHSKTARESSV; translated from the exons ATGGAGAAACAAGCTCTTGCAACGGCTCTTAGCTTGTCCATGAGCGTTATCTCTTTACTCTTGTTGGTCACCGCTATCTTCACCGACCATTGGTACGAGACAGACACCAGAAGGCATAAGGAGAACTGCGACAAGTATGGGTCGGATTCTAACGACCAGAAAAACAGGGAGATGCCTATATACCACTTGCCTCTTGTGGACAACGGCAACTCCAAACGGAACGTGGCGCTTATGAAGCCGATTCACGtcgggagtagagaggaggaattACTTGAGAACTGGAGGGCAATACTGGGGATGGGGATTCTTGAGACGGAATGTGGGCGTCCGTTGTTCTCCACATATTCTGGACTCTGGAGAAAATGCTACTTTCAAGGCATGGACCGGGATATCGATAAACTCATATCAAAGG GTATTGCGGATCGATGCACAACTGTCAAGTACCATTTCTCTCAGCCTATTCGGCTTCGAAACATCCCACTCAACCTGACGAGAACCATTCAGCAAGATGAATGGCATCTCTTAC atctGCGGCGAATCACGGCGGGGTTCCTTGGGATGGCGGCCGCCGTTTTGCTGTGTGGCAGCATTGTGGCCACAGTGGGCTTCTTTTGGGAGGAGAGCCTCACCCAGCACGTCTCCGGCCTGCTCTTCCTCATGGCAG GGATATTCTGCACCATCTCCTTGTGCACCTACGCCGCCAGCGTCTCCTACGACCTCTCCCGGAACCCACCCTTCATCTATGGACTGCCCGGCGACGTGGACCATGGTTACGGCTGGTCCATCTTCTGCGCCTGGGTCAGCCTGGGACTTACCGTGGCATCGGGCTGCCTCTGCACCACCTACCCCTTCTTCAGCCAAACCAAGGCCCTGCACTCCAAAACCGCCCGGGAGTCCTCGGTATGA